A region of Mauremys reevesii isolate NIE-2019 unplaced genomic scaffold, ASM1616193v1 Contig16, whole genome shotgun sequence DNA encodes the following proteins:
- the LOC120393186 gene encoding uncharacterized protein LOC120393186 has product MDPSPPTMEPQVPGRMPRAGLLLLPLLLCFGPETVGSINPAALKKIVDHVNNNGGVNKQYAFATALPHATCSNPQDVATYLPMAQLADMRRKIGPFGALYNPPNGNIVAARPKTVITPRGNYTEHSEWRLLSGPNSLVAQLTARTYGQNSCLILFTFNSPCSSKCLREAGRSNIVNMTSAAFLAINNNFKAFVFQKIFDYDMKPEVTRQALLQAWHRLRHVPLLRCDNNGCQDCAPVDPRNNPCLAGKA; this is encoded by the exons ATGGACCCTTCACCACCCACCATGGAGCCCCAG GTGCCAGGACGGATGCCCAGGgctggactcctgctgctgccacttcTCCTCTGCTTCGGGCCAGAGACTGTCGGGAGCATCAACCCGGCTGCGCTCAAAAAAATCGTGGATCACGTGAACAA TAACGGCGGAGTTAACAAGCAATACGCCTTCGCCACCGCACTGCCCCATGCCACCTGCAGCAACCCCCAGGATGTGGCCACCTACCTGCCCATGGCCCAGCTCGCAGACATGAGAAGGAAGATTGGCCCGTTTGGTGCCCTGTACAACCCGCCCAACGGGAACATCGTGGCTGCTCGGCCAAAGACAGTGATTACACCGCGTGGGAATTACACGGAGCACAGCGAGTGGCGCCTGCTCTCCGGCCCAAACAGCCTTGTGGCCCAGCTCACGGCCAGGACCTACGGCCAGAACAGCTGCTTGATCTTATTTACCTTCAATTCACCCTGCTCCAGCAAGTGTCTGCGCGAGGCCGGGCGCTCCAACATCGTGAACATGACCAGCGCTGCCTTCTTGGCCATCAACAACAACTTCAAGGCCTTCGTGTTCCAGAAGATCTTCGACTACGACATGAAGCCTGAAGTGacccgccaggccctgctgcaggcCTGGCACCGGCTGCGCCACGTGCCCCTGCTGCGCTGCGACAACAACGGCTGCCAGGACTGTGCTCCGGTGGACCCCCGAAACAACCCCTGCCTGGCTGGGAAGGCGTAG